The following proteins are encoded in a genomic region of Dyadobacter sp. UC 10:
- a CDS encoding helix-turn-helix domain-containing protein, with product MEQYSFDQLPRAVSELHQKLDSIQDLLLESRQPVPQAIELMTISQAAEFLNLSVQTLYGKVCHREIPVSKKGKRLYFYKSELEEWIKSGKKKTMSELQEQLPSLVSPHKRRLR from the coding sequence ATGGAGCAATACTCATTTGACCAGCTGCCCCGCGCAGTTTCCGAGCTTCACCAGAAGCTGGACAGCATTCAAGACCTTCTTTTAGAATCTAGGCAGCCAGTTCCGCAGGCCATCGAGCTAATGACGATTTCCCAGGCGGCTGAGTTTCTTAATCTGTCGGTGCAGACGCTGTATGGAAAGGTCTGCCACCGGGAGATCCCGGTTAGCAAGAAGGGCAAAAGGCTTTACTTCTACAAATCTGAATTAGAGGAATGGATTAAATCCGGAAAGAAGAAAACGATGTCCGAACTCCAGGAGCAGCTTCCATCCCTTGTAAGTCCGCACAAAAGAAGACTTCGCTGA
- a CDS encoding plasmid mobilization protein, whose product MEKTEIKDRKPYNPKGGRPPKKVKRQSQLMVRLTETERFLIEEKAKVAGMKPSAWFRLAAKKAKVLARLKPDDLKHLRTLTGMANNLNQLTHLAHKEGLTFIRQSCKDLLLQIDSILKKFGSDDR is encoded by the coding sequence ATGGAAAAGACAGAAATCAAAGACAGAAAGCCCTATAACCCCAAAGGCGGCAGGCCACCAAAAAAAGTAAAACGGCAGAGCCAACTCATGGTCAGGCTGACAGAAACCGAGCGCTTTTTGATCGAAGAAAAAGCCAAGGTTGCCGGGATGAAACCAAGCGCATGGTTCAGGTTGGCTGCCAAGAAAGCAAAAGTTTTGGCCAGGTTAAAACCCGATGACCTCAAACATTTGAGAACGCTGACAGGCATGGCCAACAACTTGAATCAGCTGACGCACCTTGCCCATAAGGAAGGATTAACATTCATCCGGCAATCCTGCAAGGACCTGCTTCTGCAAATCGATTCGATACTGAAAAAGTTCGGAAGCGATGATCGGTAA
- a CDS encoding relaxase/mobilization nuclease domain-containing protein yields MIGKVTVGSSFGGVVRYALEKQQASLLIAEGVRTDQARSMIDDFNMQRKLNPDLTKAVGHISLSWSKEDAARLSPEIMKQRALEYMGKMKIKGTQFILVEHRDKNHPHLHIIYNRVNDEGKTISDRFQKERNYKVCREITLKYGYPLGKGKEQVNRQQLKGADKVRYELYDGIKAASAGAQSWDELSAKLERQGIGIIFKYKSGTSEIQGVSFTKGGLQFKGSKIDRSLSFGKLDALIRQNQKLAMVQQFRMQPEYLPDRPQERFRPTPLSQHTTDDKILDGLLRPVQQFDQQITDPSKKKKRKKYLGQSL; encoded by the coding sequence ATGATCGGTAAGGTAACGGTTGGAAGCAGCTTCGGTGGTGTCGTCAGGTATGCATTGGAAAAGCAGCAGGCCAGTCTGCTGATAGCCGAAGGCGTAAGAACGGATCAGGCCCGATCCATGATCGATGATTTCAACATGCAAAGGAAATTAAACCCTGACCTGACGAAAGCCGTAGGGCATATCTCGCTGAGCTGGAGCAAGGAAGATGCCGCTAGACTGTCGCCTGAGATCATGAAGCAGCGTGCACTGGAGTACATGGGAAAGATGAAGATCAAAGGCACACAGTTTATCCTGGTCGAGCACCGGGACAAAAACCATCCACATCTGCACATTATCTATAACCGAGTAAATGATGAAGGCAAGACCATTTCAGACCGGTTTCAAAAAGAGAGGAACTATAAAGTCTGTAGAGAGATCACGCTTAAATATGGATATCCTTTGGGAAAAGGAAAAGAACAGGTCAACCGGCAGCAGCTTAAAGGTGCAGACAAAGTCAGATATGAATTATATGATGGAATCAAAGCAGCAAGTGCAGGCGCACAAAGCTGGGATGAGTTGAGCGCGAAGCTGGAAAGGCAAGGCATCGGAATCATCTTCAAATACAAATCAGGCACTAGTGAGATTCAAGGTGTCAGCTTTACCAAAGGCGGTCTGCAATTCAAAGGATCGAAAATCGATCGGAGTTTGAGCTTTGGGAAGCTGGATGCATTGATACGGCAGAATCAGAAACTGGCGATGGTGCAGCAGTTTCGAATGCAGCCAGAATATCTGCCTGACCGGCCACAAGAAAGATTCCGGCCCACTCCTCTCTCCCAGCATACTACGGACGATAAAATACTGGATGGCTTGCTCCGACCTGTCCAGCAATTTGACCAACAGATTACAGATCCATCAAAAAAGAAGAAACGTAAAAAATACTTAGGACAAAGCTTATGA
- a CDS encoding nucleotidyl transferase AbiEii/AbiGii toxin family protein produces MSQRENILRIKAVYDALEELQDSAIFIGGATVALYVQRVAEEVRPTDDVDVLIEVTGYKAYADLEEKLRSKGFTNDMESGVICRYKVQGIIVDVMPTDKQVLGFSNIWYPEGFKTAVKYDLGEGYKINIFRPEYLVASKLEAFKNRGGNDGRTSTDFEDLVYILNHRTSLWEEMRLAKEDVKLYLQQEFQKILENDHSEEWISAHLEYAEQRRVNYILGNLTEFCFGASSSEAE; encoded by the coding sequence ATGAGTCAAAGAGAGAATATTCTACGTATCAAAGCCGTATACGACGCGCTGGAAGAGCTGCAAGATTCTGCAATTTTTATCGGTGGGGCAACAGTAGCCTTGTATGTACAGCGTGTTGCAGAAGAAGTAAGGCCTACTGACGACGTAGATGTATTAATTGAAGTAACTGGTTACAAAGCTTATGCGGATTTGGAGGAAAAGTTACGGTCTAAAGGATTTACCAATGACATGGAATCCGGTGTAATCTGCAGATATAAAGTACAAGGAATTATTGTCGACGTAATGCCTACCGACAAACAGGTTCTCGGATTCAGTAATATCTGGTATCCGGAAGGCTTCAAAACGGCGGTAAAATATGATTTGGGAGAAGGTTACAAGATTAACATATTCCGACCGGAGTATTTGGTCGCAAGTAAGTTGGAGGCATTCAAGAATCGAGGCGGCAACGATGGAAGGACAAGTACCGACTTTGAAGATTTGGTTTACATTTTGAACCACCGCACGTCGTTGTGGGAGGAGATGCGTTTGGCGAAAGAAGATGTCAAGCTTTACTTGCAACAAGAATTCCAGAAAATACTCGAAAACGATCATTCCGAGGAATGGATCAGTGCCCATTTGGAATATGCAGAACAGAGGAGGGTAAACTATATCCTGGGTAATTTGACAGAATTTTGTTTTGGGGCGTCCAGCAGTGAAGCTGAATGA
- a CDS encoding DUF4265 domain-containing protein, translated as MPTTDHVKILFEFHSDVLDAWTVETVWAEIINEDEGLYKIDNIPFYAPTSADNIVYAEYDESQERLTYRDTVEYSGNSTIQVVILIENVPTNEIRDFFNAFNCESEKFNDGYFVMNVPATESYLPIREKLLELQSEGIIDFAEPCLGNGHWY; from the coding sequence ATGCCAACAACTGACCACGTGAAAATTCTTTTCGAGTTTCATAGTGACGTGCTAGATGCTTGGACAGTGGAAACGGTTTGGGCAGAAATCATTAATGAAGACGAGGGACTTTACAAAATAGACAATATCCCATTTTATGCACCTACCAGCGCGGACAACATCGTCTACGCAGAATATGATGAAAGCCAGGAAAGGTTGACATACCGGGATACAGTTGAGTATTCAGGAAATTCTACTATCCAGGTTGTGATACTAATTGAGAATGTGCCAACAAATGAAATTAGGGATTTTTTTAACGCATTTAATTGCGAATCTGAAAAGTTTAATGACGGTTACTTTGTAATGAATGTCCCGGCAACGGAGTCGTATTTGCCAATTAGAGAAAAGCTCTTAGAGCTACAAAGTGAAGGTATCATTGACTTTGCAGAGCCTTGCCTGGGAAATGGGCATTGGTATTAA
- a CDS encoding primase-helicase family protein: MMSANNYPLNLPGSYIRVQTGYYKKCMQPTVSKEFMEMWIPWSAEMLRQDLEPSQIKKIRKFDGFCCVPDHLDYKEIVGNFYNLYHRLEAQPQPGDPANTLGFIRHIFGEQFELGLDYLSLLYQRPTQKLLVLCLVSKERKTGKTTFLNFLKMIFGKNMTFNGNSDFRSQFNSDWMNTLIIAVDEVLLDRREDSEKIKNLSTARNSKVEAKGKDRKETEFFGKFVLCSNNEENFIVIDPAETRYWVRKVPVLPSENIHLLDLMASELPAFLHYLISRNLSVPIAQTRMWFSERQIRTEALMRVIRNNRNRLETEMLFILREIFENTGISKLEFTNKDMLELLKRNMPRLTRQQVSNVLQNDWGLKPVANSLNYQTYLYNSCNDLAAVHSTGRYYSVSMDWITQKFDEGL, from the coding sequence ATGATGTCAGCTAATAATTATCCGTTGAACCTGCCAGGCAGCTACATACGGGTGCAGACCGGCTACTACAAAAAGTGTATGCAGCCGACTGTCAGCAAGGAATTTATGGAGATGTGGATCCCGTGGTCAGCCGAGATGCTCAGACAGGATCTAGAACCAAGTCAGATCAAGAAGATCAGAAAGTTTGATGGTTTTTGCTGCGTGCCGGATCATCTGGACTACAAAGAAATTGTCGGAAACTTTTATAACCTCTATCACCGGTTGGAAGCCCAGCCACAGCCAGGTGATCCGGCTAATACGCTCGGGTTTATACGGCACATCTTTGGAGAACAGTTTGAGCTCGGCCTGGATTATTTAAGCCTTCTTTACCAAAGACCCACGCAGAAGCTCCTGGTGCTGTGCCTGGTTTCAAAAGAGCGGAAAACTGGCAAGACCACTTTCCTGAATTTTCTGAAAATGATCTTCGGAAAGAACATGACCTTCAACGGCAACAGTGATTTCCGCTCGCAGTTTAATTCCGACTGGATGAATACTTTGATCATTGCCGTTGATGAAGTGCTGCTCGACCGAAGGGAGGATTCAGAGAAAATCAAGAACCTGAGCACCGCCCGGAATTCGAAGGTCGAAGCCAAAGGCAAGGACCGAAAAGAAACCGAGTTCTTTGGCAAGTTTGTCCTGTGCTCCAACAATGAAGAAAACTTCATTGTCATTGACCCGGCCGAAACCCGGTATTGGGTACGCAAGGTGCCGGTGCTGCCCTCGGAAAACATCCATCTGCTGGATTTAATGGCTAGCGAGCTTCCAGCTTTCCTGCATTATCTTATCTCGCGGAATCTGTCAGTTCCCATAGCACAGACCAGGATGTGGTTTTCGGAAAGGCAAATTCGAACAGAAGCATTGATGCGCGTCATCCGAAACAACCGCAACCGGCTGGAAACGGAAATGCTCTTTATCCTTCGTGAGATTTTTGAGAATACGGGCATCAGTAAGCTCGAATTCACCAATAAGGACATGCTTGAACTGTTGAAGCGGAATATGCCAAGGCTTACCCGCCAGCAGGTTTCCAATGTGCTGCAAAATGATTGGGGGTTGAAGCCCGTAGCAAACAGTTTGAACTACCAGACCTATTTGTACAACAGCTGCAATGACCTTGCCGCAGTGCATTCAACAGGCAGGTATTACAGCGTTTCAATGGACTGGATTACCCAAAAGTTTGATGAGGGGTTGTAA
- a CDS encoding toprim domain-containing protein, with protein sequence MNIKQLNQLPITDFLSRIGIEPSYKRGESQWYVSPIREPEHSPSFKVNTAINRWYDYALMQGGKLFDLAERLYPNQDASNLVEKLNSLFLFEQQNQDFSLAAKPIWQSVTEKRVNAPAITINEIKPLGNNPAITSYLENRGIPLDIARPYCKEVYYQLEDKQYFAVGFENRSGGYELRNAYFKGASSPKDITHIENGGKSICVVEGFIDFLSLLTLQKSLHSIRSDFLVLNSVSLADRSLAILEGYQNVFLYLDHDNAGRKTQEKYQAAGLNTVDASLIYKQHKDVNDYLMAQKSSQKEVKKQQTFKKSGGLHL encoded by the coding sequence ATGAATATCAAGCAATTAAATCAGCTACCGATCACTGATTTTCTGAGTAGAATCGGTATTGAGCCCAGCTACAAAAGAGGCGAAAGTCAATGGTACGTCTCACCTATCCGCGAGCCAGAGCATTCCCCGTCGTTTAAGGTGAACACGGCCATTAACAGATGGTATGACTACGCGCTCATGCAAGGCGGGAAATTATTTGACCTGGCCGAAAGGCTCTATCCAAATCAGGATGCAAGTAATCTGGTGGAAAAGTTAAACAGCCTTTTTCTCTTTGAACAGCAAAACCAAGATTTTTCCTTGGCAGCTAAACCTATATGGCAAAGCGTTACTGAGAAACGGGTTAATGCTCCTGCTATTACTATCAACGAGATTAAACCCTTGGGAAACAATCCGGCAATAACCAGCTATTTGGAAAACCGGGGCATTCCGCTCGACATTGCTAGACCTTATTGTAAAGAAGTGTATTACCAGTTGGAAGATAAACAGTACTTCGCGGTTGGATTTGAAAACCGGTCTGGCGGGTATGAGCTGAGAAATGCTTACTTCAAAGGCGCATCCTCACCCAAGGATATTACGCATATTGAAAACGGAGGCAAGTCCATTTGCGTCGTTGAAGGGTTCATTGATTTTCTTTCACTGCTCACTTTGCAGAAAAGCCTGCACTCAATCCGCAGTGATTTTCTGGTCCTGAACTCGGTAAGTCTGGCAGATAGAAGCTTGGCTATTTTAGAAGGTTACCAGAATGTTTTCCTGTATCTGGATCATGACAATGCTGGTAGAAAAACGCAAGAAAAATACCAGGCAGCCGGACTCAATACTGTGGATGCCTCTTTAATCTACAAGCAGCACAAGGATGTCAATGACTATTTAATGGCTCAGAAATCTAGCCAAAAAGAAGTAAAAAAGCAGCAGACTTTCAAGAAGTCTGGCGGGCTGCATTTGTAA
- a CDS encoding ISAon1 family transposase: protein MDTRANDIWSIGRFYGVDGRALLRQYRDFQSGFKDWKQRGHAKKWLLYPENLGSHLSIDETSLSHGELYTILTNKSAKGGRGSIVAIVAGTKAEAVIEVLRKIPEPLRKKVSEITLDMAGSMSLIAKRCFPRAVRVTDRFHVQRLAVDALQDIRIKHRWEVLDQESDAIEQAKMSQNEYHPEILSNGDTIKQLLARSRYALYKKPNTWTDSQKERALLLFERFPDLKKAYELTIGLSNIFTTTTEKIYGLTRLAKWHEKVRQSGFKSFNTVARSIENHYKTIVNYFDNRSTNASAESFNAKIKAFRAQFRGVRNVEFFLYRLTQLYA from the coding sequence GTGGATACGAGGGCTAATGATATTTGGAGCATTGGTCGTTTCTATGGCGTTGATGGTAGGGCTTTGCTACGGCAGTATCGTGATTTTCAGAGTGGATTTAAAGATTGGAAGCAAAGAGGTCATGCAAAAAAATGGCTCTTGTATCCCGAAAACCTAGGATCTCATCTATCGATCGACGAAACCAGTCTTTCGCACGGCGAATTGTATACAATCCTTACCAATAAATCTGCCAAAGGTGGCCGTGGCAGCATTGTAGCAATAGTGGCTGGAACTAAGGCAGAAGCAGTGATTGAAGTACTTCGCAAAATCCCGGAACCACTGCGGAAGAAAGTGTCAGAAATCACCCTGGACATGGCGGGCAGTATGTCCTTGATTGCCAAGCGATGCTTTCCACGGGCGGTGCGAGTGACTGACCGTTTCCATGTTCAAAGACTCGCAGTTGATGCCCTCCAAGATATCCGGATCAAACATCGCTGGGAAGTCCTGGATCAGGAAAGCGATGCTATTGAGCAGGCTAAAATGTCTCAGAATGAATATCATCCAGAGATATTATCTAATGGCGACACCATTAAACAGCTACTGGCTCGAAGCAGGTACGCGCTATACAAAAAGCCCAATACCTGGACAGACAGCCAAAAAGAACGCGCCCTGCTTCTTTTTGAACGCTTCCCCGATTTGAAAAAAGCGTACGAGCTAACGATAGGGCTCAGTAACATCTTCACGACTACAACGGAAAAAATATATGGGTTGACCAGATTAGCCAAATGGCATGAAAAGGTCCGGCAATCTGGCTTCAAGTCATTCAATACCGTAGCCCGCTCGATTGAAAACCACTATAAGACAATCGTTAATTACTTTGATAACCGCAGCACTAACGCATCTGCCGAATCCTTCAACGCGAAAATCAAAGCGTTCAGAGCACAGTTCAGAGGGGTAAGAAACGTTGAGTTCTTCCTGTATCGCCTTACTCAATTATATGCTTAA